The proteins below come from a single Perca flavescens isolate YP-PL-M2 chromosome 8, PFLA_1.0, whole genome shotgun sequence genomic window:
- the LOC114559585 gene encoding E3 ubiquitin-protein ligase TRIM39-like: protein MSAASCLLTEDQFLCSICLDVFTDPVTIPCGHNFCKTCITEHWELNVPNQCPNCKEVCNTGPELRVNTLISEVAAQFRQSAQQKASSSSSSSSEQQVSKPAEVPCDVCTGTKLKALKSCLVCLDSYCETHLEPHLTRSGLKRHQLIDPVENLEGRMCTKHDKLLELFCKTDLMCVCMLCTISDHKTHDVVPLKEEYEVKKAELGAKIQQMIQKRRLKIQEIKHSVELSDKDADREIAGGVQAFTALKECVERSQAELINTIKEKQRKTEKQAERLIKELEQDISELKKRSTEVEQLSQSEDHLHFFQGFMSLNASPPTKNWTETIIRPPHEGTVVRAVNQMVETLRKQMKKLLAEAELKMVQQSAVDVTLDPDTAHPNLILSDDGKQVQHGDVKNNLPDNPERFDTCSNVLAKQSFSSGRFYYEVQVKGKTDWFLGVAKESINRKGRITPSPQIGYWLICLRNANEYKSCADHVISLSLKSRPEKVGVFVDYEEGLVSFYDADAAALIYSFTGCSFTEKLYPLFCPCNNGGKNSAPLIISPVNRTE from the coding sequence ATGTCCGCTGCCAGCTGTCTGCTGACTGAAGATCAGTTTCTgtgctccatctgtctggatgtgttcaCTGATCCGGTCACCATACCATGTGGACACAACTTCTGTAAAACCTGCATCACTGAACACTGGGAACTTAATGTCCCCAATCAGTGTCCCAACTGTAAAGAGGTTTGCAACACCGGACCTGAGCTGCGAGTCAATACTTTGATCTCTGAGGTGGCTGCTCAGTTCAGACAGTCAGCTCAGCagaaagccagcagcagcagcagcagcagctcagagcaACAAGTGTCCAAACCAGCAGAAGTTCCCTGTGACGTCTGCACTGGAACCAAACTGAAGGCCCTGAAGTCCTGCCTGGTGTGTCTGGACTCCTACTGTGAGACTCACCTGGAGCCTCATCTGACAAGGTCAGGTCTGAAAAGACATCAGCTGATCGACCCTGTGGAGAACCTGGAAGGCAGGATGTGTACGAAGCACGATAAACTGCTGGAGCTGTTCTGTAAGACCGACctgatgtgtgtctgcatgctctgCACCATTTCTGACCACAAGACACATGATGTTGTTCCTCTGAAAGAAGAATATGAAGTTAAGAAAGCAGAGCTGGGGGCTAAAATTCAgcagatgatccagaagagaCGACTGAAGATTCAGGAGATCAAACATTCAGTGGAGCTCAGTGATaaagatgcagacagagagatagcaggAGGTGTTCAGGCCTTCACCGCTCTGAAGGAGTGTGTTGAGAGAAGCCAGGCTGAGCTCATCAACACgatcaaagagaagcagagaaagacagagaaacaggCTGAACGCTTGATCAAAGAGCTGGAACAGGACATCTCTGAGCTGAAGAAGAGAAGcactgaggtggagcagctctCACAGTCTGAAGACCACCTCCACTTCTTCCAGGGCTTCATGTCCCTGAACGCTTCTCCACCCACCAAGAACTGGACAGAAACCATCATCCGTCCACCACATGAGGGGACTGTGGTGAGAGCTGTGAATCAGATGGTGGAGACACTCAGGAAACAGATGAAGAAGCTGCTCGCTGAGGCTGAGCTAAAGATGGTCCAGCAGTCTGCAGTGGATGTGACCCTCGATCCTGATACAGCACATCCAAACCTCATCCTGTCCGATGACGGAAAACAAGTTCAACATGGCGATGTAAAGAACAATCTCCCAGACAATCCAGAGAGATTTGATACTTGTTCTAATGTTTTAGCAAAGCAGAGTTTCTCTTCAGGAAGATTTTATTACGAGGTTCAGGTTAAAGGGAAGACTGACTGGTTTTTAGGAGTGGCCAAAGAGTCGATCAACAGGAAAGGAAGAATCACACCAAGCCCTCAGATTGGCTACTGGTTAATATGTTTGAGGAATGCAAACGAGTACAAATCTTGTGCTGACCACGTAATCAGTCTCTCTCTGAAGTCTCGTCCTGagaaggtgggggtgtttgtggattatgaggagggtctggtctccttttatgatgctgatgctgcagctcttatctattcctttactggctgctcattcactgagaaactctaCCCACTCTTTTGTCCTTGTAATAACGGTGGTAAAAACTCTGCCCCTCTGATCATCTCTCCTGTCAATCGCACTGAGTAG